One genomic region from Pseudoduganella lutea encodes:
- the ntrC gene encoding nitrogen regulation protein NR(I), giving the protein MKPIWIVDDDESIRWVLEKALARENLATKSFANARDAIAALEYETPQVLVSDIRMPGDSGLDLLSLVKSRLPGLPVIIITAFSDLDSAVAAFQGGAFEYLAKPFDIDKAVELIRRALDESLREASVESGPADTPEILGQAPAMQEVFRAIGRLSQSNVTVLITGESGSGKELVARALHKHSPRAAQPFIALNTAAIPKDLLESELFGHERGAFTGAQATRRGRFEQAEGGTLFLDEIGDMPFDLQTRLLRVLSDGHFYRVGGHQPLKANVRVITATHQNLEQRVRDGLFREDLFHRLNVIRLRLPSLRERREDIPILVRHFLVQSARQLGVEAKRMSDASLAFLQSLDLPGNVRQLENLCNWITVMAPGQTVEVKDLPLELSEGQGAMQAAPELPVPVPPHVAHSMPFASATAPATPGPDGWLSLLELQAATMLSDGQQDVMDVLGRQFESALIRTALKYTHGRKNDAAVRLGIGRNTITRKIAELGIDGAKED; this is encoded by the coding sequence ATGAAGCCAATCTGGATTGTCGATGACGACGAATCGATCCGCTGGGTACTGGAAAAAGCGTTAGCGAGGGAAAACCTCGCCACAAAGAGTTTTGCGAATGCGCGCGATGCGATCGCTGCGCTGGAATACGAGACACCCCAGGTGCTCGTTTCCGACATTCGCATGCCGGGCGATTCCGGCCTCGACCTGCTGTCGCTGGTCAAGTCGCGGCTGCCGGGCCTGCCCGTCATCATCATCACCGCGTTTTCCGACCTGGATTCGGCCGTGGCAGCCTTCCAGGGCGGCGCCTTTGAATATCTTGCCAAGCCGTTCGACATCGACAAGGCTGTCGAACTGATCCGCCGCGCGCTGGACGAAAGCCTGCGCGAAGCCAGCGTGGAATCCGGCCCCGCGGACACGCCCGAGATCCTCGGCCAGGCGCCGGCGATGCAGGAAGTGTTCCGCGCCATTGGCCGCCTGTCGCAATCGAACGTGACGGTGCTGATCACCGGCGAATCCGGCTCCGGCAAGGAGCTCGTGGCGCGCGCGCTGCACAAGCATAGCCCGCGTGCAGCGCAGCCGTTCATTGCGCTCAATACCGCGGCGATTCCGAAGGATCTGCTGGAATCGGAACTGTTCGGCCACGAACGGGGCGCGTTCACCGGTGCCCAGGCCACGCGGCGCGGCCGCTTCGAACAGGCCGAAGGCGGCACGCTGTTCCTCGACGAGATCGGCGACATGCCGTTCGACTTGCAGACGCGCTTGTTGCGCGTGCTGTCCGACGGGCATTTCTATCGCGTCGGCGGCCACCAGCCACTGAAGGCGAACGTGCGCGTGATCACGGCCACGCACCAGAACCTGGAGCAGCGCGTGCGCGACGGCTTGTTCCGCGAAGACTTGTTCCACCGCCTGAACGTGATCCGGCTGCGGCTGCCCAGTTTGCGGGAGCGCCGCGAGGACATCCCCATCCTGGTGCGCCATTTCCTGGTGCAGAGCGCCCGGCAGCTCGGCGTGGAAGCCAAGCGCATGAGCGACGCCTCGCTGGCGTTCCTGCAGAGCCTCGACTTGCCGGGCAACGTGCGCCAGCTGGAAAACCTGTGCAACTGGATCACCGTGATGGCGCCCGGCCAGACCGTGGAAGTGAAGGACCTGCCGCTGGAACTGTCCGAAGGGCAGGGCGCCATGCAAGCCGCGCCCGAGCTGCCGGTGCCGGTGCCGCCCCATGTGGCGCACAGCATGCCGTTCGCCTCCGCCACCGCCCCCGCGACCCCCGGCCCGGACGGCTGGCTGTCGCTGCTGGAACTGCAGGCGGCCACGATGCTGTCCGACGGCCAGCAGGATGTGATGGACGTGCTGGGCCGGCAGTTCGAATCCGCATTGATCCGCACCGCCCTCAAATACACGCACGGGCGCAAGAACGATGCCGCCGTGCGGCTGGGGATTGGGCGCAATACCATCACCCGGAAGATCGCCGAACTGGGGATTGATGGCGCCAAGGAGGACTAG
- the corA gene encoding magnesium/cobalt transporter CorA codes for MLINCVAYQDGRKLADLPVADISDYIAHNDAFVWVAMRDATPPELAEMQHEFGLHELAVEDAQRGHQRPKIEEYGDSLFVVVKTVEPQGEELVVGEIDIFVGHNYVLSSRQNSSHDLMGVRARAEREPHLLRHGAGFVLYALMDAVVDRYFPLVDAFESELEEIEERIFTGTSQRDNIERLYDLKRKVMTLRHAVAPLLDAIGKLHGGRVPAVCANSQEYFRDVHDHLARIASILDAIRDTIATAIQVNLSMIALDEGEVNKRLAAWAAIFGVLTAFAGIWGMNFEFMPELKWKYGYPLALAAMFSVSFYLYRRFRKARWL; via the coding sequence ATGCTGATCAACTGCGTCGCCTACCAGGATGGCCGCAAGCTGGCCGACCTGCCAGTGGCCGACATCAGCGACTACATCGCGCACAACGATGCGTTCGTCTGGGTGGCGATGCGCGACGCCACGCCGCCCGAACTGGCCGAGATGCAGCACGAGTTCGGCCTGCACGAACTGGCCGTCGAGGATGCGCAGCGCGGCCACCAGCGGCCCAAGATCGAGGAGTATGGCGATTCGCTGTTCGTCGTGGTGAAAACGGTCGAGCCGCAAGGGGAGGAACTCGTCGTCGGCGAGATCGACATCTTCGTCGGCCACAACTATGTGCTGTCGTCGCGCCAGAACAGCAGCCACGACCTGATGGGCGTGCGCGCCCGCGCCGAGCGCGAGCCGCACCTGCTGCGCCATGGTGCCGGCTTCGTGCTGTATGCGCTGATGGATGCCGTGGTCGACCGCTATTTCCCGCTGGTCGACGCGTTCGAATCGGAACTGGAGGAGATCGAGGAACGCATCTTCACGGGCACCTCGCAGCGTGACAATATCGAGCGCCTGTATGACCTCAAGCGCAAGGTGATGACCCTGCGCCATGCGGTGGCGCCGCTGCTCGATGCGATCGGCAAGCTGCACGGCGGCCGCGTGCCGGCCGTGTGCGCGAACAGCCAGGAATACTTCCGCGACGTGCACGACCACCTGGCCCGCATCGCCTCGATCCTCGATGCGATCCGCGACACGATTGCCACGGCGATCCAGGTGAACCTGTCGATGATCGCGCTCGATGAAGGCGAAGTGAACAAGCGCCTCGCGGCATGGGCCGCGATCTTTGGCGTGCTCACTGCATTCGCGGGCATCTGGGGCATGAATTTCGAGTTCATGCCCGAACTGAAGTGGAAGTACGGCTATCCGCTGGCATTGGCGGCGATGTTCTCGGTAAGCTTCTACCTGTACCGCCGCTTCCGCAAGGCCCGCTGGTTATAG
- a CDS encoding DUF4124 domain-containing protein — protein sequence MLLVLLTATAGASAQIYRCTDAEGRKEYTDRQVRGKACVLLDLPNAAIPAPPPRELPRPRAQGASPSASAASPAPRTSPSAFPRVDVAEQKARDADRRQILTDELNAETQKLGELRREFNNGEPERRGDERNYAKYQERVANLRDAIARSEQNVQALQREIANIR from the coding sequence TTGTTACTGGTTTTGCTTACGGCCACCGCTGGCGCGTCGGCGCAGATTTACCGCTGCACGGATGCCGAAGGGCGCAAGGAATACACGGATCGCCAGGTCCGCGGCAAGGCTTGCGTACTGCTGGATTTGCCGAACGCGGCTATTCCGGCGCCGCCGCCGCGGGAGCTGCCGCGGCCGCGCGCGCAGGGTGCCAGCCCGTCCGCATCGGCTGCCAGCCCGGCGCCGCGTACGAGCCCATCAGCGTTTCCCCGTGTGGACGTGGCTGAACAGAAGGCCCGCGATGCCGACCGCCGCCAGATCCTGACCGACGAACTGAACGCCGAAACGCAAAAGCTTGGCGAGCTGCGCCGTGAATTCAACAACGGCGAGCCGGAACGGCGCGGTGACGAGCGCAACTACGCCAAGTACCAGGAGCGGGTGGCCAACCTGCGCGATGCCATCGCCCGCTCGGAACAGAACGTGCAAGCGCTACAGCGCGAGATCGCCAACATACGATGA
- a CDS encoding NAD(P)/FAD-dependent oxidoreductase: MLRLNEIKLPLNHEESALKEAILERLGIPAEALLQFTVHKRSYDARKKAHIVLIYSVDLETTDDAGTLARNARDVHLMPSPDMAYKFVARGVNRDGRQPRPVVIGMGPCGLFAALVLAQMGLNPIVLERGKTVRERTKDTFGFWRKRALNPESNVQYGEGGAGTFSDGKLYSQIKDPRHLGRKVLTEFVKAGAPEEIMYVSKPHIGTFRLVKMVEAMREEIVALGGEIRFEQRVVDFDIEEKNGVRQVRGLQLATGERIATNHVVLAIGHSARDTFYTLYERGVYVEAKPFSIGFRVEHPQSLIDTCRFGPNAGHPILGAADYKLVHHAKNGRAVYSFCMCPGGTVVAAASEPGRVVTNGMSQYSRAERNANSAIVVSISPEDYPGGPLAGIEFQRRLEEAAFRLGGEDYNAPGQLMGDFVAGRPSTEFGAVIPSYKPGVHLTDLATILPDYATEALREAFPAFDRQVRGYFKHDAVLTGLETRTSSPIRIKRRDDDLQSMNTRGLFPAGEGAGYAGGILSAGVDGIKVAEAVALSMADADHA; the protein is encoded by the coding sequence ATGCTCCGTTTAAATGAAATCAAACTGCCTCTGAACCACGAAGAATCAGCGCTGAAGGAAGCAATCCTGGAAAGACTGGGCATTCCCGCGGAAGCCCTGCTGCAATTCACCGTGCACAAGCGCAGCTATGACGCCCGCAAGAAAGCGCACATCGTGCTGATCTACTCGGTGGACCTGGAAACGACGGACGATGCCGGCACCCTGGCCCGCAACGCGCGCGACGTGCACCTGATGCCGTCGCCCGACATGGCGTACAAGTTCGTTGCCCGCGGCGTGAACCGCGATGGCCGCCAGCCGCGCCCGGTCGTGATCGGCATGGGCCCGTGCGGCCTGTTCGCCGCGCTGGTCCTGGCGCAGATGGGCCTGAACCCGATCGTGCTGGAGCGTGGCAAGACGGTGCGTGAGCGCACGAAGGACACGTTCGGCTTCTGGCGCAAACGTGCGCTGAACCCGGAATCGAACGTGCAGTACGGCGAAGGCGGCGCGGGCACGTTCTCGGACGGCAAGCTGTACAGCCAGATCAAGGACCCGCGCCACCTGGGCCGCAAGGTGCTGACCGAGTTCGTGAAGGCGGGCGCGCCGGAAGAAATCATGTATGTCAGCAAGCCGCACATCGGCACCTTCCGCCTCGTCAAGATGGTGGAAGCGATGCGCGAGGAAATCGTCGCGCTGGGCGGCGAGATCCGCTTCGAGCAGCGCGTGGTGGACTTCGACATCGAGGAAAAGAACGGCGTGCGCCAGGTGCGCGGCCTGCAACTGGCCACCGGCGAGCGCATCGCGACGAACCACGTGGTGCTGGCGATCGGCCACAGCGCGCGCGACACGTTCTACACGCTGTACGAGCGCGGCGTGTACGTGGAAGCCAAGCCATTCTCCATCGGCTTCCGCGTGGAGCACCCGCAATCGCTGATCGACACATGCCGTTTCGGCCCGAACGCCGGCCACCCGATCCTGGGCGCGGCCGACTACAAGCTCGTGCACCACGCAAAGAATGGCCGCGCCGTGTACAGCTTCTGCATGTGCCCGGGCGGCACGGTGGTAGCGGCGGCTTCCGAACCGGGCCGCGTCGTCACGAACGGCATGAGCCAGTATTCGCGCGCGGAGCGCAATGCCAACAGCGCCATCGTGGTGTCGATCAGCCCGGAGGATTATCCGGGCGGGCCGCTGGCCGGCATCGAATTCCAGCGCCGGCTGGAGGAAGCCGCGTTCCGGCTGGGCGGCGAAGACTACAACGCGCCGGGCCAGCTGATGGGCGATTTCGTGGCGGGCCGGCCGTCCACCGAGTTCGGCGCCGTGATTCCGTCGTACAAGCCGGGTGTGCACCTGACGGACCTGGCAACGATCCTGCCGGATTACGCTACCGAAGCACTGCGCGAAGCCTTCCCAGCCTTCGACCGCCAGGTGCGCGGCTACTTCAAGCACGACGCGGTGCTCACGGGCCTGGAAACCCGCACGTCGTCGCCGATCCGCATCAAGCGGCGCGACGACGATCTGCAGAGCATGAACACGCGCGGCCTGTTCCCGGCCGGCGAAGGCGCCGGCTACGCGGGCGGCATCCTGTCGGCCGGCGTGGATGGCATCAAGGTGGCCGAAGCCGTGGCGCTGTCGATGGCGGACGCCGACCACGCATAG
- the glnL gene encoding nitrogen regulation protein NR(II), producing the protein MKIVTNIARAAAAAAGAIPRSHTLAGLDLLASAVVIVDADGRIAFANAAAENMLESSLKALSRQRLCDLFTHATDFENVIAQARAHKFSDLRQELTLERPAREPLHVHAIASAMDEPDGSVLLELRETVQQMKLDREERLLDQSQVNKELIRNLAHEIKNPLGGIRGAAQLLEMELPPLHLQQLREYTQVIIKEADRLQTLVDRLLAPHRRPHIVGDVNIHEVLERVRSLMLAEFPAGLAIVRDYDASLPEFRGDKEQLIQTVLNIAHNAAQALADRIETGDAQLTFKTRVARQVTLAKVRYNLALDLHIIDNGPGIPPQIRDRIFYPLVSGRDGGSGLGLTLAQTFVHQHMGVIECESRPGFTDFRILLPLP; encoded by the coding sequence ATGAAAATTGTGACCAATATCGCCCGTGCCGCGGCTGCGGCGGCGGGCGCCATCCCGCGTTCCCACACGCTCGCGGGCCTCGACCTGCTGGCATCGGCTGTCGTGATCGTCGATGCCGATGGCCGCATCGCCTTCGCCAACGCCGCGGCCGAGAACATGCTGGAAAGCTCGCTGAAGGCCTTGTCCCGCCAGCGGCTGTGCGACCTGTTTACCCATGCGACCGACTTTGAAAACGTGATCGCGCAGGCGCGCGCCCACAAGTTTTCCGACCTGCGCCAGGAACTGACCCTGGAGCGCCCGGCGCGCGAACCGCTGCACGTGCACGCGATCGCCAGCGCGATGGATGAGCCGGACGGCAGCGTGCTGCTGGAATTGCGCGAAACGGTCCAGCAGATGAAGCTGGACCGCGAAGAACGCCTGCTCGACCAGAGCCAGGTGAACAAGGAGCTGATCCGCAACCTGGCTCATGAAATCAAGAATCCGCTGGGCGGCATCCGCGGCGCGGCGCAGCTGCTGGAAATGGAATTGCCGCCGCTGCACCTGCAGCAGCTGCGCGAGTACACGCAGGTGATCATCAAGGAAGCGGACCGGCTGCAGACGCTGGTCGATCGGCTGCTCGCGCCGCACCGCCGCCCCCACATCGTGGGCGACGTCAACATCCACGAAGTCCTGGAGCGCGTGCGCAGCCTGATGCTGGCCGAATTCCCTGCCGGCCTGGCGATCGTGCGCGACTACGATGCCTCGCTGCCCGAGTTCCGGGGCGACAAGGAACAACTGATCCAGACCGTGCTGAACATCGCCCATAACGCGGCGCAGGCGCTGGCCGACCGCATCGAAACAGGCGACGCGCAGCTCACGTTCAAGACGCGCGTGGCACGCCAGGTGACGCTGGCAAAGGTCCGTTATAACCTGGCATTAGATTTGCATATCATCGATAACGGACCGGGCATTCCGCCCCAGATCCGCGACCGCATCTTCTACCCGCTCGTATCGGGAAGGGATGGCGGCAGCGGCCTGGGTTTGACGTTGGCGCAAACCTTCGTGCACCAGCACATGGGCGTCATCGAATGCGAAAGCAGGCCCGGCTTTACGGACTTCCGCATCCTGCTGCCCCTGCCATAA
- a CDS encoding rhodanese-like domain-containing protein, which produces MSTNDILEQARERGQGLPYAGAVTPQEAYELLQQNPAVRLIDVRTNAERDWVGRVAIADAQHAAVQWSTYPGGVPNPEFVPQLSTVASKDDVLLFLCRSGVRSRHAAKLATEHGYANSFDILEGFEGDKDAEGHRKTVGGWCKAGLPWLGA; this is translated from the coding sequence ATGAGCACCAACGACATTCTGGAGCAGGCCCGCGAGCGCGGCCAAGGTCTGCCCTATGCTGGAGCGGTCACGCCCCAGGAAGCGTATGAACTCCTCCAGCAAAACCCGGCCGTACGCCTCATCGACGTGCGCACCAATGCGGAACGCGACTGGGTTGGCCGCGTGGCGATCGCCGATGCGCAGCATGCCGCGGTGCAGTGGAGCACTTATCCGGGCGGCGTGCCGAACCCGGAATTCGTGCCGCAGCTTTCCACAGTGGCCAGCAAGGACGACGTGCTGTTATTCCTGTGCCGCTCGGGCGTGCGTTCGCGTCATGCGGCCAAGCTCGCCACCGAGCATGGCTATGCCAACAGCTTCGACATCCTGGAAGGCTTCGAGGGCGACAAGGATGCCGAGGGGCATCGCAAGACCGTGGGTGGGTGGTGCAAAGCAGGCTTGCCCTGGCTGGGCGCCTGA
- a CDS encoding TonB-dependent receptor plug domain-containing protein has translation MHRNTLPARALLAAAIASLFAGHAAAQQNPAQQATSTEDNQATVVVTGTRVSNRTVLDTTAPVDVISADTIKNTGVPEITQALSVALPSLNFPRPGLADGTDTIRPATLRGLAPDQTLVLVNSKRRHASSLVNLNGTIGRGSAAVDMNTIPTGIVKNIEVLRDGASAQYGSDAIAGVVNIRLRNDRSGGEATVSYGKRITEYEFAVTPPVAGANWGTQTDRERRDGGVATVSLWKGLALGETGYLTIAAEYKDQEHTERSGYDTRQQYPLVNGQFDPREATINRFNAWYGEPEMKQSTVFANAGGSVSENLKWYGWASYQKREAESGGFFRRALQDNNTIQIYPNGFLPIIAPDVDDFSAAAGFTWTLDGWDMDSSFSYGKNKMDFTIQNTLNRSLGAASKTEFEAGGFSYDQLTYNLSGVRQFDVGLASPLNVALGAEARREGYKLEAGEPDSYRNGGVLLASGLPTASGSQVFPGFRPTDESDSHRTAYSVFADFEATVLPSLLASFAVRGEHYSDFGSNWSGKLAARYDFTPAFALRGSVQNGFRAPSMQQQFFTSTSTNFINGVPFDLTTFKPNDPAAVALGAKPLDAEKSTNFSLGAVTKLGRGSLTVDAFHIDIRNRIVLSENLTQANVRNYLVANGFPGVAGGRFFINGVDTTTKGVDVVLNYPWNLGAAGRFDLTLAGNYTDTSVDKVPQTAELAALSPAPVLFDRVNVLTFEQGTPKTKFTASGTWNLGPWGATLRATRYGKILTPGTTPALDHTMSAKTLVDLEGRWKINDALSLALGAENLFDQYPDAYPAALNTTGNAPFTNYSPFGRSGRFVYARLTYAL, from the coding sequence ATGCACCGGAATACCTTACCAGCCAGGGCATTGCTTGCCGCCGCCATCGCTTCGCTGTTCGCCGGCCACGCGGCCGCGCAGCAAAATCCTGCGCAGCAGGCCACCTCCACCGAAGACAACCAGGCCACCGTCGTCGTCACGGGCACGCGGGTATCGAACCGCACGGTGCTCGACACCACGGCACCGGTCGACGTGATCTCGGCCGACACGATCAAGAACACCGGCGTTCCGGAGATCACGCAGGCGCTGTCCGTCGCGCTGCCATCGCTGAACTTCCCGCGCCCGGGCCTGGCGGACGGCACCGACACGATCCGCCCCGCCACCTTGCGCGGCCTGGCGCCGGACCAGACGCTGGTGCTGGTGAACTCGAAGCGTCGCCACGCATCGTCGCTGGTCAACCTGAACGGCACGATCGGCCGCGGCTCGGCCGCCGTCGACATGAACACGATCCCGACCGGCATCGTGAAGAACATCGAAGTACTGCGCGACGGCGCATCGGCGCAATACGGCTCCGATGCGATCGCCGGCGTGGTCAACATCCGGCTGCGCAACGACCGGAGCGGCGGCGAAGCCACCGTCAGCTACGGCAAGCGCATCACGGAATACGAATTCGCGGTCACGCCGCCGGTGGCCGGCGCGAACTGGGGAACGCAGACCGATCGTGAGCGGCGCGATGGCGGCGTGGCCACCGTCAGCCTGTGGAAAGGCCTGGCGCTGGGCGAGACCGGCTATCTCACGATTGCGGCCGAGTACAAGGACCAGGAGCACACGGAGCGCAGCGGCTACGACACGCGCCAGCAATACCCGCTGGTCAATGGCCAGTTCGATCCGCGCGAAGCAACGATCAACCGCTTCAACGCCTGGTACGGCGAGCCGGAAATGAAGCAGTCGACCGTTTTCGCCAATGCCGGCGGCTCGGTCAGCGAGAACCTGAAATGGTATGGGTGGGCGAGCTACCAGAAGCGCGAGGCGGAATCGGGCGGCTTCTTCCGGCGCGCCCTGCAGGACAACAACACCATCCAGATCTATCCGAACGGCTTCCTGCCGATCATCGCGCCGGATGTCGACGATTTCTCGGCCGCGGCGGGCTTCACGTGGACCCTCGATGGCTGGGACATGGATTCCTCGTTCAGCTACGGCAAGAACAAGATGGATTTCACGATCCAGAACACGCTGAACCGTTCGCTGGGCGCGGCCAGCAAGACCGAGTTCGAGGCCGGCGGCTTTTCGTATGACCAGCTGACGTACAACCTGTCCGGGGTGCGCCAGTTCGACGTGGGCCTGGCGTCGCCGCTGAACGTGGCGCTGGGCGCCGAGGCGCGCCGGGAAGGGTACAAGCTGGAGGCGGGCGAGCCGGATTCGTACCGCAACGGCGGCGTGCTGCTGGCTTCGGGCCTGCCTACCGCTTCCGGTTCGCAGGTGTTCCCGGGCTTCCGGCCGACCGACGAATCGGACAGCCACCGCACCGCGTACAGCGTGTTCGCCGACTTCGAGGCGACGGTCCTGCCGTCACTGCTGGCATCGTTCGCCGTGCGCGGCGAGCATTACTCGGACTTCGGCAGCAACTGGTCCGGCAAGCTGGCCGCTCGCTATGACTTCACCCCGGCCTTCGCGCTGCGCGGCTCGGTGCAGAACGGCTTCCGCGCACCGTCGATGCAGCAGCAATTCTTCACGTCCACGTCGACCAACTTCATCAACGGCGTGCCGTTCGACCTCACCACGTTCAAGCCGAACGACCCGGCCGCCGTGGCGCTGGGCGCGAAGCCGCTGGACGCCGAGAAGTCCACCAACTTCTCGCTGGGCGCGGTCACGAAGCTGGGCCGCGGCAGCCTGACGGTCGACGCGTTCCACATCGACATCCGCAACCGCATCGTGCTGTCGGAAAACCTCACGCAGGCGAACGTGCGCAATTACCTGGTTGCGAACGGCTTCCCCGGCGTGGCCGGCGGCCGCTTCTTCATCAACGGCGTCGACACCACGACGAAAGGCGTGGACGTGGTGCTGAACTACCCGTGGAACCTGGGCGCCGCGGGCCGCTTCGACCTGACGCTGGCCGGCAACTACACGGATACCAGCGTGGACAAGGTGCCGCAGACGGCCGAACTGGCCGCGCTGTCGCCGGCGCCGGTGCTGTTCGACCGCGTCAATGTGCTGACGTTCGAGCAGGGCACGCCGAAAACCAAGTTCACCGCCAGCGGCACGTGGAACCTGGGCCCATGGGGTGCCACCCTCCGGGCGACACGCTACGGCAAGATCCTCACGCCGGGCACGACACCGGCGCTGGACCACACGATGTCGGCAAAAACGCTGGTGGACCTGGAAGGGCGCTGGAAGATCAACGACGCGCTGTCGCTGGCACTGGGCGCGGAAAACCTGTTCGACCAGTACCCGGACGCCTATCCCGCCGCGCTGAACACCACCGGCAACGCCCCGTTCACGAACTACTCGCCATTCGGCCGCTCCGGCCGGTTCGTCTACGCGCGGCTGACATACGCGCTGTAA
- the glnA gene encoding type I glutamate--ammonia ligase produces MARTAEEVLQLVKDNEVKFVDFRFADTRGKEQHVTVPVSHFDIDKFESGHAFDGSSIAGWKGIEASDMILMPDPSTANIDPFFEETTLFMQCDVIEPSDGKGYDRDPRSIAKRAEAYLKSSGLGDTAYFGPEPEFFIFDSVKWKIDMSGASVKIDSDEASWSTDKDIEGGNSGHRPTVKGGYFPVPPVDSFQDMRSEMCLILESMGIPVEVHHHEVAGAGQNEIGTRFSTLVERADWTQNMKYVIWNVAHSYGKTATFMPKPVVGDNGSGMHVHQSIWKDGKNLFAGDGYAGLSDFALYYIGGIIKHAKALNAITNPGTNSYKRLVPGYEAPVKLAYSARNRSASIRIPHVANPKGRRIETRFPDPLANPYLCFAALMMAGLDGVQNKIHPGEAASKDLYHLPPEEDALIPTVCASLEEALDHLNKDREFLTRGGVFTDSMIDAYIELKMTEVTRMRQTTHPVEFDMYYSL; encoded by the coding sequence ATGGCACGTACCGCCGAAGAAGTCCTGCAATTGGTCAAAGACAACGAAGTCAAGTTCGTCGACTTCCGTTTCGCCGATACCCGTGGTAAAGAGCAGCACGTGACCGTGCCTGTGTCCCACTTCGATATCGACAAGTTCGAAAGCGGCCACGCCTTCGACGGTTCTTCCATTGCAGGCTGGAAAGGCATCGAAGCATCGGACATGATCCTGATGCCGGACCCGAGCACCGCCAATATCGATCCGTTCTTCGAAGAAACCACCCTGTTCATGCAGTGCGACGTGATCGAACCGTCGGACGGCAAGGGCTATGACCGCGACCCGCGTTCGATCGCCAAGCGCGCCGAAGCCTACCTGAAATCGTCCGGCCTGGGCGACACCGCCTACTTCGGCCCGGAACCGGAATTCTTCATCTTCGATTCCGTGAAGTGGAAGATCGACATGTCCGGCGCATCGGTCAAGATCGACTCCGACGAAGCATCGTGGTCAACCGACAAGGACATCGAAGGCGGCAACAGCGGCCACCGTCCGACCGTCAAGGGCGGCTACTTCCCGGTGCCGCCAGTGGATTCGTTCCAGGACATGCGCTCGGAAATGTGCCTGATCCTCGAATCGATGGGCATCCCGGTCGAAGTGCACCACCACGAAGTGGCCGGCGCCGGCCAGAATGAAATCGGTACCCGCTTCTCGACCCTGGTCGAACGCGCCGACTGGACGCAGAACATGAAGTACGTGATCTGGAACGTGGCGCACAGCTACGGCAAGACCGCCACCTTCATGCCGAAGCCTGTCGTGGGCGACAACGGCTCGGGCATGCACGTGCACCAGTCGATCTGGAAAGACGGCAAAAACCTGTTCGCCGGCGACGGCTATGCCGGCCTGTCCGACTTCGCGCTGTACTACATCGGCGGCATCATCAAGCACGCCAAGGCGCTGAACGCGATCACCAACCCGGGCACCAACTCGTACAAGCGCCTGGTGCCTGGCTACGAAGCACCGGTGAAGCTGGCCTACTCGGCACGCAACCGTTCCGCTTCGATCCGCATCCCGCACGTGGCGAACCCGAAAGGCCGCCGCATCGAGACGCGCTTCCCGGATCCCCTGGCCAACCCGTACCTGTGCTTCGCCGCGCTGATGATGGCCGGCCTGGACGGCGTGCAGAACAAGATCCACCCGGGCGAAGCAGCGTCGAAAGACCTGTACCACCTGCCGCCGGAAGAAGACGCGCTGATCCCGACCGTCTGCGCCTCGCTGGAAGAAGCGCTGGATCACCTGAACAAGGACCGCGAGTTCCTGACCCGCGGTGGCGTGTTCACCGATTCGATGATCGATGCCTACATCGAACTGAAGATGACGGAAGTGACCCGCATGCGCCAGACGACGCACCCGGTCGAGTTCGACATGTACTACTCGCTGTAA